One Takifugu rubripes chromosome 19, fTakRub1.2, whole genome shotgun sequence genomic window carries:
- the LOC101065923 gene encoding hematopoietic progenitor cell antigen CD34 isoform X3, with protein MLRMRMAASSAQRTYGSCKVLALLLALMASLLSAGVKAQEEEVATTIMPPDVPEANVRGDMIPQTPKDHASLELTKQTTMTTPKEAGDHNNNTAPEKVVEFIGEVQTNLAKISELETPAPLPPRGDGPANRPQVVTQDDVICVSQEAVQNRNAVSLKLKSSSTCENTRVKLQSVLQDLCSEDCKLEIFQEDRSDELIVSGNYVEADVSGMTKKFNNNNIKDKTGVENAVSRWRQKSKLVLASLLLTGLLLASFLVAGYYLKTHRKNSKGVRLAKSFQVDEENQANTLVSVAPLPQEPLDKPTVNRQSPPENGTDPSSTTNGHSDNVTPVADTEM; from the exons ATGCTCAGAATGAGGATGGCAGCATCATCTGCACAGAGGACATATGGGTCCTGCAAAGTTCTGGCATTGCTTCTGGCACTCATGGCCTCACTCTTAAGTG CAGGCGTCAAGgcacaagaagaagaagttgcCACAACAATAATGCCACCTGACGTTCCAGAGGCAAATGTACGAGGAGACATGATTCCTCAGACACCAAAAGATCATG CATCTCTTGAACTGACAAAACAGACCACAATGACCACTCCCAAAGAGGCAGGAGACCACAACAACAATACAGCTCCAGAAAAAGTGGTTGAATTCATTGGAGAAGTGCAAACAAATCTGGCAAAAATCTCGGAACTAGAGACGCCGGCGCCGCTGCCTCCCAGAGGTGATGGTCCAGCCAACAGACCACAG GTGGTAACACAAGATGATGTTATTTGTGTCAGCCAAGAAGCGGTTCAGAACAGAAACGCTGTCAGTCTAAAGCTCAAGAGTTCTTCTACCTGT GAAAACACCAGAGTGAAACTTCAGAGTGTTCTGCAGGACCTATGCAGTGAAGACTGTAAACTAGAGATCTTCCAGGAGGACAGATCTGATGAACTCATTGTTTCTGGAAATTATGTTGAAG CTGATGTTTCGGGGATGACCAAAAAGTTCAACAATAACAACATCAAAGATAAG ACTGGGGTGGAGAATGCTGTTAGTCGTTGGAGACAAAAGTCCAAGTTGGTGCTCGCTTCCTTGCTGTTGACTGGCCTGTTGCTGGCTTCATTTCTGGTAGCTGGATACTACCTCAAAACACACCGCAAGAACTCCAAAGGTGTCAGACTG GCCAAATCGTTCCAGGTGGATGAGGAAAACCAGGCCAACACATTGGTATCGGTGGCTCCCCTTCCCCAGGAACCCCTTGACAAACCCACCGTCAACAGACAGTCTCCGCCAGAAAACGGGACCGACCCCAGCTCCACGACTAACGGTCACTCCGACAATGTGACCCCTGTGGCTGACACTGAGATGTGA
- the LOC101065923 gene encoding hematopoietic progenitor cell antigen CD34 isoform X1 produces the protein MLRMRMAASSAQRTYGSCKVLALLLALMASLLSAGVKAQEEEVATTIMPPDVPEANVRGDMIPQTPKDHEHEDPQVLVFPTVASLELTKQTTMTTPKEAGDHNNNTAPEKVVEFIGEVQTNLAKISELETPAPLPPRGDGPANRPQVVTQDDVICVSQEAVQNRNAVSLKLKSSSTCENTRVKLQSVLQDLCSEDCKLEIFQEDRSDELIVSGNYVEADVSGMTKKFNNNNIKDKTGVENAVSRWRQKSKLVLASLLLTGLLLASFLVAGYYLKTHRKNSKGVRLAKSFQVDEENQANTLVSVAPLPQEPLDKPTVNRQSPPENGTDPSSTTNGHSDNVTPVADTEM, from the exons ATGCTCAGAATGAGGATGGCAGCATCATCTGCACAGAGGACATATGGGTCCTGCAAAGTTCTGGCATTGCTTCTGGCACTCATGGCCTCACTCTTAAGTG CAGGCGTCAAGgcacaagaagaagaagttgcCACAACAATAATGCCACCTGACGTTCCAGAGGCAAATGTACGAGGAGACATGATTCCTCAGACACCAAAAGATCATG AGCATGAAGATCCACAAGTCTTGGTTTTTCCTACTGTAGCATCTCTTGAACTGACAAAACAGACCACAATGACCACTCCCAAAGAGGCAGGAGACCACAACAACAATACAGCTCCAGAAAAAGTGGTTGAATTCATTGGAGAAGTGCAAACAAATCTGGCAAAAATCTCGGAACTAGAGACGCCGGCGCCGCTGCCTCCCAGAGGTGATGGTCCAGCCAACAGACCACAG GTGGTAACACAAGATGATGTTATTTGTGTCAGCCAAGAAGCGGTTCAGAACAGAAACGCTGTCAGTCTAAAGCTCAAGAGTTCTTCTACCTGT GAAAACACCAGAGTGAAACTTCAGAGTGTTCTGCAGGACCTATGCAGTGAAGACTGTAAACTAGAGATCTTCCAGGAGGACAGATCTGATGAACTCATTGTTTCTGGAAATTATGTTGAAG CTGATGTTTCGGGGATGACCAAAAAGTTCAACAATAACAACATCAAAGATAAG ACTGGGGTGGAGAATGCTGTTAGTCGTTGGAGACAAAAGTCCAAGTTGGTGCTCGCTTCCTTGCTGTTGACTGGCCTGTTGCTGGCTTCATTTCTGGTAGCTGGATACTACCTCAAAACACACCGCAAGAACTCCAAAGGTGTCAGACTG GCCAAATCGTTCCAGGTGGATGAGGAAAACCAGGCCAACACATTGGTATCGGTGGCTCCCCTTCCCCAGGAACCCCTTGACAAACCCACCGTCAACAGACAGTCTCCGCCAGAAAACGGGACCGACCCCAGCTCCACGACTAACGGTCACTCCGACAATGTGACCCCTGTGGCTGACACTGAGATGTGA
- the LOC101065923 gene encoding hematopoietic progenitor cell antigen CD34 isoform X2, which translates to MLRMRMAASSAQRTYGSCKVLALLLALMASLLSGVKAQEEEVATTIMPPDVPEANVRGDMIPQTPKDHEHEDPQVLVFPTVASLELTKQTTMTTPKEAGDHNNNTAPEKVVEFIGEVQTNLAKISELETPAPLPPRGDGPANRPQVVTQDDVICVSQEAVQNRNAVSLKLKSSSTCENTRVKLQSVLQDLCSEDCKLEIFQEDRSDELIVSGNYVEADVSGMTKKFNNNNIKDKTGVENAVSRWRQKSKLVLASLLLTGLLLASFLVAGYYLKTHRKNSKGVRLAKSFQVDEENQANTLVSVAPLPQEPLDKPTVNRQSPPENGTDPSSTTNGHSDNVTPVADTEM; encoded by the exons ATGCTCAGAATGAGGATGGCAGCATCATCTGCACAGAGGACATATGGGTCCTGCAAAGTTCTGGCATTGCTTCTGGCACTCATGGCCTCACTCTTAAGTG GCGTCAAGgcacaagaagaagaagttgcCACAACAATAATGCCACCTGACGTTCCAGAGGCAAATGTACGAGGAGACATGATTCCTCAGACACCAAAAGATCATG AGCATGAAGATCCACAAGTCTTGGTTTTTCCTACTGTAGCATCTCTTGAACTGACAAAACAGACCACAATGACCACTCCCAAAGAGGCAGGAGACCACAACAACAATACAGCTCCAGAAAAAGTGGTTGAATTCATTGGAGAAGTGCAAACAAATCTGGCAAAAATCTCGGAACTAGAGACGCCGGCGCCGCTGCCTCCCAGAGGTGATGGTCCAGCCAACAGACCACAG GTGGTAACACAAGATGATGTTATTTGTGTCAGCCAAGAAGCGGTTCAGAACAGAAACGCTGTCAGTCTAAAGCTCAAGAGTTCTTCTACCTGT GAAAACACCAGAGTGAAACTTCAGAGTGTTCTGCAGGACCTATGCAGTGAAGACTGTAAACTAGAGATCTTCCAGGAGGACAGATCTGATGAACTCATTGTTTCTGGAAATTATGTTGAAG CTGATGTTTCGGGGATGACCAAAAAGTTCAACAATAACAACATCAAAGATAAG ACTGGGGTGGAGAATGCTGTTAGTCGTTGGAGACAAAAGTCCAAGTTGGTGCTCGCTTCCTTGCTGTTGACTGGCCTGTTGCTGGCTTCATTTCTGGTAGCTGGATACTACCTCAAAACACACCGCAAGAACTCCAAAGGTGTCAGACTG GCCAAATCGTTCCAGGTGGATGAGGAAAACCAGGCCAACACATTGGTATCGGTGGCTCCCCTTCCCCAGGAACCCCTTGACAAACCCACCGTCAACAGACAGTCTCCGCCAGAAAACGGGACCGACCCCAGCTCCACGACTAACGGTCACTCCGACAATGTGACCCCTGTGGCTGACACTGAGATGTGA